A window of the Penaeus vannamei isolate JL-2024 chromosome 19, ASM4276789v1, whole genome shotgun sequence genome harbors these coding sequences:
- the LOC113824799 gene encoding ubiquitin domain-containing protein 2 isoform X2, which translates to MGGCVGTAREGSASSRTSSGEGSTSLRGKNVPLRHEKIRWKSDMPLTEGQVRSKRDEFWDTAPAFEGRREIWDALKAAAGAIENQDYDLAQAIIDGASITLPNGTLTDCYDELGTRYQLPVYCLSYPLNILQRSPDKEGDNETEGSVEGEEQVLKVRLSTTSKDVKLPVRSTDTIATAKRKLEMQENLGAVRQRWFYGGKLLGDRLHVCECNIQHNYVVQAIITEERMTPVDS; encoded by the exons ATGGGAGGGTGTGTAGGGACGGCCAGGGAAGGCTCTGCTTCAAGCCGTACCTCATCGGGCGAGGGATCCACCTCATTGAGAG GAAAGAATGTTCCCCTCCGGCACGAGAAGATTCGGTGGAAGTCTGACATGCCTCTGACGGAGGGCCAAGTGAGGAGTAAGAGGGATGAATTCTGGGACACAGCACCAGCCTTTGAGGGACGACGTGAGATTTGGGATGCCCTGAAAGCAGCAGCGGGAGCCATAGAGAACCAGGACTATGATTTGGCACAAGCTATCATTGATGGAGCGAGTATTACCTTACCCAATG GAACCTTGACGGATTGTTATGATGAACTTGGGACCAGGTATCAGTTGCCAGTATACTGCTTATCGTACCCACTCAACATCCTGCAACGTTCACCAGATAAGGAGGGTGATAATGAAACAG AGGGAAGTGTTGAAGGAGAGGAACAGGTTTTGAAGGTTCGGCTCTCCACCACAAGCAAAGATGTCAAACTACCTGTGCGCTCGACAGACACCATAGCTACTGCGAAAAGGAAGTTAGAG ATGCAGGAGAACTTAGGTGCAGTTCGCCAGCGCTGGTTCTATGGTGGGAAGTTGCTGGGAGACCGGTTGCATGTGTGCGAATGCAACATCCAGCACAATTATGTGGTGCAGGCCATCATCACGGAGGAGCGGATGACGCCTGTGGATAGTTGA
- the LOC113824799 gene encoding ubiquitin domain-containing protein 2 isoform X3: MGGCVGTAREGSASSRTSSGEGSTSLRGGTSIGKNVPLRHEKIRWKSDMPLTEGQVRSKRDEFWDTAPAFEGRREIWDALKAAAGAIENQDYDLAQAIIDGASITLPNEGSVEGEEQVLKVRLSTTSKDVKLPVRSTDTIATAKRKLEMQENLGAVRQRWFYGGKLLGDRLHVCECNIQHNYVVQAIITEERMTPVDS, from the exons ATGGGAGGGTGTGTAGGGACGGCCAGGGAAGGCTCTGCTTCAAGCCGTACCTCATCGGGCGAGGGATCCACCTCATTGAGAG GTGGTACATCAATAGGAAAGAATGTTCCCCTCCGGCACGAGAAGATTCGGTGGAAGTCTGACATGCCTCTGACGGAGGGCCAAGTGAGGAGTAAGAGGGATGAATTCTGGGACACAGCACCAGCCTTTGAGGGACGACGTGAGATTTGGGATGCCCTGAAAGCAGCAGCGGGAGCCATAGAGAACCAGGACTATGATTTGGCACAAGCTATCATTGATGGAGCGAGTATTACCTTACCCAATG AGGGAAGTGTTGAAGGAGAGGAACAGGTTTTGAAGGTTCGGCTCTCCACCACAAGCAAAGATGTCAAACTACCTGTGCGCTCGACAGACACCATAGCTACTGCGAAAAGGAAGTTAGAG ATGCAGGAGAACTTAGGTGCAGTTCGCCAGCGCTGGTTCTATGGTGGGAAGTTGCTGGGAGACCGGTTGCATGTGTGCGAATGCAACATCCAGCACAATTATGTGGTGCAGGCCATCATCACGGAGGAGCGGATGACGCCTGTGGATAGTTGA
- the LOC113824799 gene encoding ubiquitin domain-containing protein 2 isoform X1: protein MGGCVGTAREGSASSRTSSGEGSTSLRGGTSIGKNVPLRHEKIRWKSDMPLTEGQVRSKRDEFWDTAPAFEGRREIWDALKAAAGAIENQDYDLAQAIIDGASITLPNGTLTDCYDELGTRYQLPVYCLSYPLNILQRSPDKEGDNETEGSVEGEEQVLKVRLSTTSKDVKLPVRSTDTIATAKRKLEMQENLGAVRQRWFYGGKLLGDRLHVCECNIQHNYVVQAIITEERMTPVDS from the exons ATGGGAGGGTGTGTAGGGACGGCCAGGGAAGGCTCTGCTTCAAGCCGTACCTCATCGGGCGAGGGATCCACCTCATTGAGAG GTGGTACATCAATAGGAAAGAATGTTCCCCTCCGGCACGAGAAGATTCGGTGGAAGTCTGACATGCCTCTGACGGAGGGCCAAGTGAGGAGTAAGAGGGATGAATTCTGGGACACAGCACCAGCCTTTGAGGGACGACGTGAGATTTGGGATGCCCTGAAAGCAGCAGCGGGAGCCATAGAGAACCAGGACTATGATTTGGCACAAGCTATCATTGATGGAGCGAGTATTACCTTACCCAATG GAACCTTGACGGATTGTTATGATGAACTTGGGACCAGGTATCAGTTGCCAGTATACTGCTTATCGTACCCACTCAACATCCTGCAACGTTCACCAGATAAGGAGGGTGATAATGAAACAG AGGGAAGTGTTGAAGGAGAGGAACAGGTTTTGAAGGTTCGGCTCTCCACCACAAGCAAAGATGTCAAACTACCTGTGCGCTCGACAGACACCATAGCTACTGCGAAAAGGAAGTTAGAG ATGCAGGAGAACTTAGGTGCAGTTCGCCAGCGCTGGTTCTATGGTGGGAAGTTGCTGGGAGACCGGTTGCATGTGTGCGAATGCAACATCCAGCACAATTATGTGGTGCAGGCCATCATCACGGAGGAGCGGATGACGCCTGTGGATAGTTGA